In one window of Lynx canadensis isolate LIC74 chromosome A3, mLynCan4.pri.v2, whole genome shotgun sequence DNA:
- the CASS4 gene encoding cas scaffolding protein family member 4 isoform X2 — protein sequence MKGAEIMDGTPRTLLARALYDNHPDSFYELAFCRGDILTILEQNVPESEGWWKCLLHGRQGLAPANRLQLLPEVPADRPCPPSLRGPGEALTSSKETYQAPTLLKPPTPGPVYEHMKSWVEGPPPTTAQVYELPAPPSRTGIICEKTLSFPQQEPEKQQLYDVPASPQKARLGPLASQPSGQSAPLTSAIALRQGGYSTLPSPQKSEWIYDTPVSPEKAGTRNASLSSFAEGSGPHTPPSICCSPQYMSSLHCPPNSRARSLDPYLHKNVPMQKKLSLPEIPTYKFLASRDTFPLDEGVGYKVPSSFLIPRAEQQNTKPNIYDIPKATPRGPQAQHELGSADGASENVTDRGSSWLSGRPPSLSPEADSLSVSSSDSRASIVSCSSTATDSSSSSYSEEAGKELCLDPDWARETAASLQHKVAGSVASLMLFVSRRWRFRDYLEANVSAIRRAADHVEESLRAFLDFARTVRGTACNLSDTHLQARIRDQLQTISNSYQILLGTKESLDSCNWSLEVLVTDEAQNSPDDLERFVTVARMVPEDVKRFASMVIANGKLLFKQNCEKGDTLQVTPDAQFKFAECIQLPRREMELYQRSAPFDKQKEREHSPEILKKNGTSICEQKLPNLEETGKPILEQRLDENKNLEAQHPCSPTPRPLSQQNPEKRFHLSQHCRLYFGALFKAIGVFNSSLSNSQPPEIFIAQSKLVIMVGQKLVDTLCQETQERDMRNEILCGSSHLCSLLKNLALATKHAVLKYPSPAALGHLQAETRKLEQHTRQFRGALE from the exons ACCCTCCTGGCCAGAGCACTCTATGACAACCACCCAGACTCTTTCTACGAGCTGGCTTTCTGCAGAGGAGACATCTTGACCATTCTAGAACAAAATGTGCCAGAAAGCGAGGGCTGGTGGAAGTGTCTGCTCCACGGGCGGCAAGGTCTGGCCCCTGCCAACCGCCTCCAACTGCTCCCTGAGGTGCCCGCAGACAggccctgccccccctccctgaGAGGCCCGGGGGAAGCCCTCACCAGCTCCAAGGAGACCTACCAGGCGCCCACCCTGCTCAAGCCCCCGACTCCAGGCCCCGTCTACGAGCACATGAAGAGCTGGGTGGAGGGGCCCCCACCCACCACCGCCCAAGTCTACGAACTCCCTGCCCCGCCCTCCAGAACCGGAATCATCTGTGAAAAGACCCTAAGCTTTCCGCAACAG GAGCCAGAGAAGCAGCAGTTATATGACGTACCCGCCAGCCCCCAAAAGGCACGACTTGGTCCCTTGGCCAGCCAACCAAGT GGGCAGAGTGCTCCCCTGACGTCAGCGATCGCCTTGAGGCAAGGCGGCTACAGCACGTTACCGAGCCCTCAGAAATCTGAGTGGATTTATGACACGCCAGTATCTCCGGAAAAAGCTGGTACGAGAAACGCATCTCTAAGCAGCTTTGCAGAAGGATCGGGGCCCCACACTCCCCCCAGTATATGCTGCTCCCCCCAGTATATGTCCAGCCTCCACTGTCCTCCAAACAGCAGAGCAAGGTCCCTCGATCCATACCTGCACAAAAACGTGCCCATGCAGAAAAAACTCAGCCTTCCAGAAATTCCTACGTATAAATTTCTGGCCTCGAGGGACACGTTCCCCTTGGACGAAGGTGTCGGCTACAAGGTTCCTTCCAGCTTTCTGATTCCCCGAGCGGAACAACAGAACACCAAGCCAAACATTTATGACATCCCTAAAGCAACGCCGAGAGGCCCCCAGGCCCAGCACGAGCTGGGGAGTGCCGACGGGGCTTCAGAGAACGTCACGGACCGTGGCTCCTCGTGGCTCTCGGGACGGCCACCATCGCTGTCTCCGGAAGCGGACAGCCTGTCCGTTTCCAGCTCCGACAGCCGAGCCAGCATTGTCTCCTGCTCCTCCACGGCCACGGACTCTTCGTCCAGCTCCTACtcggaggaggcagggaaggagctcTGCTTGGACCCGGACTGGGCCCGAGAGACAGCAGCGTCTCTGCAGCACAAGGTGGCCGGCTCTGTCGCAAGCCTGATGCTCTTTGTCAGCAGGAGGTGGAGGTTCAGAGACTATCTGGAGGCCAACGTCAGTGCCATCCGCAGGGCCGCCGACCACGTGGAGGAGTCTTTGAGGGCTTTCCTGGATTTTGCCCGCACGGTCCGTGGGACCGCCTGCAACCTCAGTGACACTCACCTTCAGGCCAGAATTAGGGACCAGCTACAGACGATCTCCAACTCCTACCAGATCCTGCTCGGAACAAAGGAGAGCCTGGATAGCTGCAATTGGTCCCTGGAAGTCCTCGTGACGGACGAAGCCCAAAACAGCCCGGACGACCTCGAGAGATTTGTCACAGTGGCGCGGATGGTTCCGGAAGACGTCAAGAGGTTTGCCTCCATGGTCATTGCCAACGGGAAGCTCCTTTTCAAGCAGAACTGTGAAAAGGGAGACACCTTGCAAGTGACCCCAGACGCACAATTTAAGTTTGCCGAATGCATCCAGCTTCCCCGAAGAGAAATGGAATTATACCAAAGAAGTGCTCCTTTTGAtaaacagaaggagagggagcacTCCCctgaaatactaaagaaaaacgGGACGAGTATCTGTGAACAG aagttgCCTAATCTAGAAGAGACAGGAAAACCCATCTTGGAACAAAGGTTGGATGAAAACAAAAACCTCGAAGCACAG CATCcttgttcccccaccccccggcctctGAGTCAGCAGAACCCTGAGAAGAGATTCCACCTTTCTCAACACTGCCGGCTCTATTTCGGGGCACTGTTCAAAGCCATCGGCGTATTTAACAGCAGCCTGAGCAACAGCCAGCCCCCCGAGATCTTCATCGCGCAGAGCAAGCTGGTCATCATGGTGGGACAGAAGCTGGTGGACACGCTGTGCCAGGAGACCCAGGAGAGGGACATGCGCAATGAGATTCTCTGTGGCAGCAGCCACCTTTGCAGCCTGCTCAAGAACCTCGCGCTGGCCACCAAGCACGCCGTGCTCAAGTACCCCAGCCCGGCAGCCCTGGGGCACCTCCAGGCCGAGACCCGGAAGCTGGAACAACACACTCGGCAATTCAGGGGGGCGCTGGAATGA
- the CASS4 gene encoding cas scaffolding protein family member 4 isoform X1 — translation MKGAEIMDGTPRTLLARALYDNHPDSFYELAFCRGDILTILEQNVPESEGWWKCLLHGRQGLAPANRLQLLPEVPADRPCPPSLRGPGEALTSSKETYQAPTLLKPPTPGPVYEHMKSWVEGPPPTTAQVYELPAPPSRTGIICEKTLSFPQQALFTIPRPARASLPARPSQVYDVPTQSRGPPVLKEPEKQQLYDVPASPQKARLGPLASQPSGQSAPLTSAIALRQGGYSTLPSPQKSEWIYDTPVSPEKAGTRNASLSSFAEGSGPHTPPSICCSPQYMSSLHCPPNSRARSLDPYLHKNVPMQKKLSLPEIPTYKFLASRDTFPLDEGVGYKVPSSFLIPRAEQQNTKPNIYDIPKATPRGPQAQHELGSADGASENVTDRGSSWLSGRPPSLSPEADSLSVSSSDSRASIVSCSSTATDSSSSSYSEEAGKELCLDPDWARETAASLQHKVAGSVASLMLFVSRRWRFRDYLEANVSAIRRAADHVEESLRAFLDFARTVRGTACNLSDTHLQARIRDQLQTISNSYQILLGTKESLDSCNWSLEVLVTDEAQNSPDDLERFVTVARMVPEDVKRFASMVIANGKLLFKQNCEKGDTLQVTPDAQFKFAECIQLPRREMELYQRSAPFDKQKEREHSPEILKKNGTSICEQKLPNLEETGKPILEQRLDENKNLEAQHPCSPTPRPLSQQNPEKRFHLSQHCRLYFGALFKAIGVFNSSLSNSQPPEIFIAQSKLVIMVGQKLVDTLCQETQERDMRNEILCGSSHLCSLLKNLALATKHAVLKYPSPAALGHLQAETRKLEQHTRQFRGALE, via the exons ACCCTCCTGGCCAGAGCACTCTATGACAACCACCCAGACTCTTTCTACGAGCTGGCTTTCTGCAGAGGAGACATCTTGACCATTCTAGAACAAAATGTGCCAGAAAGCGAGGGCTGGTGGAAGTGTCTGCTCCACGGGCGGCAAGGTCTGGCCCCTGCCAACCGCCTCCAACTGCTCCCTGAGGTGCCCGCAGACAggccctgccccccctccctgaGAGGCCCGGGGGAAGCCCTCACCAGCTCCAAGGAGACCTACCAGGCGCCCACCCTGCTCAAGCCCCCGACTCCAGGCCCCGTCTACGAGCACATGAAGAGCTGGGTGGAGGGGCCCCCACCCACCACCGCCCAAGTCTACGAACTCCCTGCCCCGCCCTCCAGAACCGGAATCATCTGTGAAAAGACCCTAAGCTTTCCGCAACAG gCCCTCTTCACGATTCCCAGACCCGCTCGGGCCTCGCTGCCTGCTCGGCCTTCCCAGGTGTATGACGTGCCGACCCAGAGCCGGGGCCCCCCGGTGCTGAAG GAGCCAGAGAAGCAGCAGTTATATGACGTACCCGCCAGCCCCCAAAAGGCACGACTTGGTCCCTTGGCCAGCCAACCAAGT GGGCAGAGTGCTCCCCTGACGTCAGCGATCGCCTTGAGGCAAGGCGGCTACAGCACGTTACCGAGCCCTCAGAAATCTGAGTGGATTTATGACACGCCAGTATCTCCGGAAAAAGCTGGTACGAGAAACGCATCTCTAAGCAGCTTTGCAGAAGGATCGGGGCCCCACACTCCCCCCAGTATATGCTGCTCCCCCCAGTATATGTCCAGCCTCCACTGTCCTCCAAACAGCAGAGCAAGGTCCCTCGATCCATACCTGCACAAAAACGTGCCCATGCAGAAAAAACTCAGCCTTCCAGAAATTCCTACGTATAAATTTCTGGCCTCGAGGGACACGTTCCCCTTGGACGAAGGTGTCGGCTACAAGGTTCCTTCCAGCTTTCTGATTCCCCGAGCGGAACAACAGAACACCAAGCCAAACATTTATGACATCCCTAAAGCAACGCCGAGAGGCCCCCAGGCCCAGCACGAGCTGGGGAGTGCCGACGGGGCTTCAGAGAACGTCACGGACCGTGGCTCCTCGTGGCTCTCGGGACGGCCACCATCGCTGTCTCCGGAAGCGGACAGCCTGTCCGTTTCCAGCTCCGACAGCCGAGCCAGCATTGTCTCCTGCTCCTCCACGGCCACGGACTCTTCGTCCAGCTCCTACtcggaggaggcagggaaggagctcTGCTTGGACCCGGACTGGGCCCGAGAGACAGCAGCGTCTCTGCAGCACAAGGTGGCCGGCTCTGTCGCAAGCCTGATGCTCTTTGTCAGCAGGAGGTGGAGGTTCAGAGACTATCTGGAGGCCAACGTCAGTGCCATCCGCAGGGCCGCCGACCACGTGGAGGAGTCTTTGAGGGCTTTCCTGGATTTTGCCCGCACGGTCCGTGGGACCGCCTGCAACCTCAGTGACACTCACCTTCAGGCCAGAATTAGGGACCAGCTACAGACGATCTCCAACTCCTACCAGATCCTGCTCGGAACAAAGGAGAGCCTGGATAGCTGCAATTGGTCCCTGGAAGTCCTCGTGACGGACGAAGCCCAAAACAGCCCGGACGACCTCGAGAGATTTGTCACAGTGGCGCGGATGGTTCCGGAAGACGTCAAGAGGTTTGCCTCCATGGTCATTGCCAACGGGAAGCTCCTTTTCAAGCAGAACTGTGAAAAGGGAGACACCTTGCAAGTGACCCCAGACGCACAATTTAAGTTTGCCGAATGCATCCAGCTTCCCCGAAGAGAAATGGAATTATACCAAAGAAGTGCTCCTTTTGAtaaacagaaggagagggagcacTCCCctgaaatactaaagaaaaacgGGACGAGTATCTGTGAACAG aagttgCCTAATCTAGAAGAGACAGGAAAACCCATCTTGGAACAAAGGTTGGATGAAAACAAAAACCTCGAAGCACAG CATCcttgttcccccaccccccggcctctGAGTCAGCAGAACCCTGAGAAGAGATTCCACCTTTCTCAACACTGCCGGCTCTATTTCGGGGCACTGTTCAAAGCCATCGGCGTATTTAACAGCAGCCTGAGCAACAGCCAGCCCCCCGAGATCTTCATCGCGCAGAGCAAGCTGGTCATCATGGTGGGACAGAAGCTGGTGGACACGCTGTGCCAGGAGACCCAGGAGAGGGACATGCGCAATGAGATTCTCTGTGGCAGCAGCCACCTTTGCAGCCTGCTCAAGAACCTCGCGCTGGCCACCAAGCACGCCGTGCTCAAGTACCCCAGCCCGGCAGCCCTGGGGCACCTCCAGGCCGAGACCCGGAAGCTGGAACAACACACTCGGCAATTCAGGGGGGCGCTGGAATGA
- the CASS4 gene encoding cas scaffolding protein family member 4 isoform X3 — translation MKGAEIMDGTPRTLLARALYDNHPDSFYELAFCRGDILTILEQNVPESEGWWKCLLHGRQGLAPANRLQLLPEVPADRPCPPSLRGPGEALTSSKETYQAPTLLKPPTPGPVYEHMKSWVEGPPPTTAQVYELPAPPSRTGIICEKTLSFPQQALFTIPRPARASLPARPSQVYDVPTQSRGPPVLKEPEKQQLYDVPASPQKARLGPLASQPSGQSAPLTSAIALRQGGYSTLPSPQKSEWIYDTPVSPEKAGTRNASLSSFAEGSGPHTPPSICCSPQYMSSLHCPPNSRARSLDPYLHKNVPMQKKLSLPEIPTYKFLASRDTFPLDEGVGYKVPSSFLIPRAEQQNTKPNIYDIPKATPRGPQAQHELGSADGASENVTDRGSSWLSGRPPSLSPEADSLSVSSSDSRASIVSCSSTATDSSSSSYSEEAGKELCLDPDWARETAASLQHKVAGSVASLMLFVSRRWRFRDYLEANVSAIRRAADHVEESLRAFLDFARTVRGTACNLSDTHLQARIRDQLQTISNSYQILLGTKESLDSCNWSLEVLVTDEAQNSPDDLERFVTVARMVPEDVKRFASMVIANGKLLFKQNCEKGDTLQVTPDAQFKFAECIQLPRREMELYQRSAPFDKQKEREHSPEILKKNGTSICEQRCLLL, via the exons ACCCTCCTGGCCAGAGCACTCTATGACAACCACCCAGACTCTTTCTACGAGCTGGCTTTCTGCAGAGGAGACATCTTGACCATTCTAGAACAAAATGTGCCAGAAAGCGAGGGCTGGTGGAAGTGTCTGCTCCACGGGCGGCAAGGTCTGGCCCCTGCCAACCGCCTCCAACTGCTCCCTGAGGTGCCCGCAGACAggccctgccccccctccctgaGAGGCCCGGGGGAAGCCCTCACCAGCTCCAAGGAGACCTACCAGGCGCCCACCCTGCTCAAGCCCCCGACTCCAGGCCCCGTCTACGAGCACATGAAGAGCTGGGTGGAGGGGCCCCCACCCACCACCGCCCAAGTCTACGAACTCCCTGCCCCGCCCTCCAGAACCGGAATCATCTGTGAAAAGACCCTAAGCTTTCCGCAACAG gCCCTCTTCACGATTCCCAGACCCGCTCGGGCCTCGCTGCCTGCTCGGCCTTCCCAGGTGTATGACGTGCCGACCCAGAGCCGGGGCCCCCCGGTGCTGAAG GAGCCAGAGAAGCAGCAGTTATATGACGTACCCGCCAGCCCCCAAAAGGCACGACTTGGTCCCTTGGCCAGCCAACCAAGT GGGCAGAGTGCTCCCCTGACGTCAGCGATCGCCTTGAGGCAAGGCGGCTACAGCACGTTACCGAGCCCTCAGAAATCTGAGTGGATTTATGACACGCCAGTATCTCCGGAAAAAGCTGGTACGAGAAACGCATCTCTAAGCAGCTTTGCAGAAGGATCGGGGCCCCACACTCCCCCCAGTATATGCTGCTCCCCCCAGTATATGTCCAGCCTCCACTGTCCTCCAAACAGCAGAGCAAGGTCCCTCGATCCATACCTGCACAAAAACGTGCCCATGCAGAAAAAACTCAGCCTTCCAGAAATTCCTACGTATAAATTTCTGGCCTCGAGGGACACGTTCCCCTTGGACGAAGGTGTCGGCTACAAGGTTCCTTCCAGCTTTCTGATTCCCCGAGCGGAACAACAGAACACCAAGCCAAACATTTATGACATCCCTAAAGCAACGCCGAGAGGCCCCCAGGCCCAGCACGAGCTGGGGAGTGCCGACGGGGCTTCAGAGAACGTCACGGACCGTGGCTCCTCGTGGCTCTCGGGACGGCCACCATCGCTGTCTCCGGAAGCGGACAGCCTGTCCGTTTCCAGCTCCGACAGCCGAGCCAGCATTGTCTCCTGCTCCTCCACGGCCACGGACTCTTCGTCCAGCTCCTACtcggaggaggcagggaaggagctcTGCTTGGACCCGGACTGGGCCCGAGAGACAGCAGCGTCTCTGCAGCACAAGGTGGCCGGCTCTGTCGCAAGCCTGATGCTCTTTGTCAGCAGGAGGTGGAGGTTCAGAGACTATCTGGAGGCCAACGTCAGTGCCATCCGCAGGGCCGCCGACCACGTGGAGGAGTCTTTGAGGGCTTTCCTGGATTTTGCCCGCACGGTCCGTGGGACCGCCTGCAACCTCAGTGACACTCACCTTCAGGCCAGAATTAGGGACCAGCTACAGACGATCTCCAACTCCTACCAGATCCTGCTCGGAACAAAGGAGAGCCTGGATAGCTGCAATTGGTCCCTGGAAGTCCTCGTGACGGACGAAGCCCAAAACAGCCCGGACGACCTCGAGAGATTTGTCACAGTGGCGCGGATGGTTCCGGAAGACGTCAAGAGGTTTGCCTCCATGGTCATTGCCAACGGGAAGCTCCTTTTCAAGCAGAACTGTGAAAAGGGAGACACCTTGCAAGTGACCCCAGACGCACAATTTAAGTTTGCCGAATGCATCCAGCTTCCCCGAAGAGAAATGGAATTATACCAAAGAAGTGCTCCTTTTGAtaaacagaaggagagggagcacTCCCctgaaatactaaagaaaaacgGGACGAGTATCTGTGAACAG AGATGCCTCCTGCTATGA